Proteins from a single region of Punica granatum isolate Tunisia-2019 chromosome 8, ASM765513v2, whole genome shotgun sequence:
- the LOC116215903 gene encoding gamma-glutamylcyclotransferase 2-3, with amino-acid sequence MAMWVFGYGSLIWKAGFHYDERLVGFIKGYRRVFFQGSTDHRGTPEFPGRTVTLEPAEGEICWGVAYKIVGEEDQQIALTYLEVREKQYDQKAYVDFFTEPAAETPAVSGIMVYIGSPDKKINPNFLGPAPLEDIAKQIVQAEGPSGPNRDYLFQLEAALLQIGCKDKHVMDLANEVRRLLLQEDGPHNGL; translated from the exons ATGGCGATGTGGGTATTCGGGTACGGTTCTCTTATATGGAAAGCCGGGTTTCACTACGACGAACGCCTCGTCGGCTTCATCAAGGGCTATCGCCGCGTCTTCTTCCAAG GGAGCACTGATCACAGAGGAACGCCGGAGTTCCCTGGAAGAACGGTGACATTGGAGCCCGCTGAAGGGGAAATCTGT TGGGGAGTTGCATACAAAATCGTTGGAGAGGAAGACCAGCAGATTGCTTTAACG TATTTGGAAGTGAGGGAGAAGCAGTATGACCAGAAAGCTTATGTCGACTTTTTCACT GAGCCTGCTGCTGAAACTCCTGCTGTATCGGGGATTATGGT ATACATAGGCTCTCCTGACAAGAAGATAAACCCGAATTTCTTGGGACCTGCACCTCTTGAAGACATTGCTAA ACAAATAGTTCAAGCAGAAGGGCCCTCCGGACCCAACAGAGACTACCTCTTCCAACTTGAGGCAGCTCTTCTTCAAATTG GATGCAAGGACAAGCATGTGATGGACCTTGCAAATGAAGTGAGGCGTCTGCTCTTGCAAGAGGATGGACCCCACAACGGGCTATGA